A stretch of Arctopsyche grandis isolate Sample6627 chromosome 9, ASM5162203v2, whole genome shotgun sequence DNA encodes these proteins:
- the Not1 gene encoding CCR4-NOT transcription complex subunit 1 isoform X3 — MNLDPLSFCLTQISQLVDALTKKNLKQTGHELAQLVSLHGLEADKQLVKCLVKEASRGLWEIGRAGAGVIHASLLTQQLSALLNHPIRVSILCHAIDRPIPSNHKVHKSSVAPFSQLFRVLKLTTVQEVAFCLALRKSSNIEVASLAHQHLKKRLLDLIQCYLDTDTGRQAEGGGLQDCSPEILQLILVSFVNENFGLAAITKELFLERLRREFPRELVPVILSPLLYPDDTEYPLEEMTSADDMAGSLMKNSLADLVREIGYSFTSSVEECKSNILNLGGRDISSADVARILITMARNPTFSSDNAPLQTPGNFWISRDSIKKDPIGHGSQDSWNVEVFVQALKELFPNLNWTDVVFQLDHPEFLIKDRQGLFLLISALRMGLQISFLTTFPTDLFYRHWTNTEGQMSLITHIIKNPDVFSFGENLYHPVAVDILKLQPESDNKEISNWQSLHLVELLLYLSDRGFYSQVHELFKIPIQLCPDVLFLAILQINIPPTILCQELLQTLIPIFLGNHPNSAIILHHAWHQQGINVKSIIMHAMADWYLRGEQDQSRLSRILDVAQDLKALSHLLNTNSFVFVIDLACLASRREYLKLDKWLTDKIREHGETFILSMVKFLQRRCPQVIGGKISDEQMPKVTQLPQETIATMLSCLHICINNVQPELSEMIMSVSSNCSILLNKGRPTIPAGPRTHRGIDTSFNPSALSGQIFNAPGADTISTLGTNLANMTLGAPGNTSFPLPGSLGPLVTTPGSPSRLITSGPSNSPFTMMPFQHNTNIPNMIIANRGNSVATVADKRINESQILFPEIVQMVSKEIEDEANGFFQRIYNHPPHPTLSIDEVLDMLKKFQESQNKKEREVYSCMLRNLFEEYKFFPQYPEKELHITAQLFGGIIERGLVTSYMALGLALKFVLEALRKPHGSKMFYFGAAALDRFKPRLKDYHKYCEHIRTIDHFFEFPPHLIEYVEYGLQGQEPPSKPQGPIFSSSSFAPPSTPIVTGSTTSLYKPAVSTVPSTASFTTKISTTHTNSRPSIANATNIDTLLVATDREEKITIPPDTIQDKIAFIFNNLSQLNLEAKCKELRDIIGDDYWPWLSQYLVMKRASIELNFHVLYSNFLEFLKVKELCKMVTRETFRNIGVLLRSDKGIANFSDRSLLKNLGHWLGMLTLGRNKPILFVDLDFKGLILEAFHKGQQELLYVVPFVAKVLESCAKSKVFKPPNPWTMSIMNVLAELHQEPDLKLNLKFEIEVLCKNLSVDVTNLKPATYLKDADNLQKIQNQLSNTIKKEATTPVSQTMSTPVPSTVIASTALVPSDEVSRISVTPTMIPGESGMLQIVGIPEPRFNYVDLNVSNTSQFNQYIVINPHLILFQTNPHLKQFVKSAIERSIQDWIHPVVERSIKYALPACEHIIRKDFALDPEDSRMRTSAHHIMRHVTAGLAMTNCREQLAKAINANLISAFVNGLIAPNAQQKEIMETAASVLANDNMELVCAFIQKTSAEKALPELDKRLMNDYELRKSARGENRRYYDTSVLNYHNERMPDRIRLKVGGASESQMAVYEEFARNIPGFAPIKERNTALMVPKPVAPNPLPFPPLVFNQMNQNVYHGGDELSRFIRDAEFVLETMVGVPNITLQIRNMHAILDCLHFIARSQDNLTSYSLLSKAVEGLLEGYTIVGVNSEQLDAINRYKEVHIRALKFLQDSLLGQIWTSKQVTGCLSECRDELRFSNLDAVDALIRANLVNIQQYDVALAQCMDNGNNYMAVAFAMQFVQLYLVNERDSILMTESDLVNTIDVLVRIASHSRQPPEGLASLVKLLRVDQDISNVLGNRPQIAPLSHMHSGVFHARMRDDSWGVSEKIEGLLRDWVNLYHNPAPNREIMKTFNIFVQQLNANGIFKNDEAITQFFRVATQLCIDNVYVLLEEDRINPPDNTQRNKFYHMIDPYVRLVTLLIKNSGDAGNTIPKINLLNKVLTITAHCLIQDHKERGPLFQQLPYYRILIMLFLDLNESEPVLEAINFQLLTAYCHTLHMVQPLVAPGFIYAWLDFVAHRAFIHRMLASTPQQKSFSFQGWGMYSQLLVDLFKYIKPFLTNTTLLKPISLLYTGILKVLLVLLHDFPEFLCDYHYIFCDEISPNCIQMRNLILSAFPRNMRLPDPFTPNLKFDLLAEISHAPRILANYTALIQPPSFKKDLDSYLEARAPVTFLSELRTIMQISNDPGKKYNVPLMNAVILYVGTQAITYIRSKGQTPSMTTIAHTAHMDIFQNLAVDLDYEGRYIFLNGIGNQLRFPNSHTHYFSCALLYLFAEANSEAIQEQITRMLLERIIVNRPHPWGLLITFIELVKNPTYKFADHDFVHCAPEIEKFCSKENIKVLTKNLL; from the exons ATGAACCTTGACCCTCTCTCGTTTTGTTTGACTCAGATCAGTCAACTGGTTGACGCGCTCACCAAGAAGAACCTCAAGCAGACGGGACACGAGCTCGCGCAG CTTGTTTCCTTGCACGGCTTGGAAGCAGATAAACAATTAGTCAAGTGTTTGGTTAAAGAAGCATCTCGTGGATTGTGGGAGATCGGAAGAGCTGGAGCAGGTGTAATACACGCATCGTTGTTAACTCAACAACTCAGCGCTTTGCTCAATCACCCTATACGAGTTTCTATTCTCTGCCATGCTATCGACAGACCAATCCCAAGCAATCATAAG gTTCATAAATCATCGGTTGCTCCTTTTAGTCAACTCTTTCGCGTATTGAAACTAACTACTGTACAAGAGGTAGCATTTTGTCTCGCTTTGAGGAAATCCAGCAATATCGAAGTTGCCAGTCTCGCTCATCAACATTTGAAGAAACGTTTGCTCGATCTTATCCAGTGTTATCTTGATACTg atACTGGTCGACAAGCTGAAGGTGGTGGATTACAAGACTGTAGTCCTGAAATACTTCAATTAATCCTCGTAAGTTTTGTCAACGAGAACTTTGGTCTTGCAGCTATAACTAAAGAACTTTTCCTTGAAAGACTAAGAAGAGAATTTCCACGGGAACTAGTTCCTGTTATACTTTCGCCTCTTCTTTATCCTGACGACACAGAATATCCTTTAGAAGAAATGACTTCAGCTGACGATATGGCGGGAAGTTTAATGAAAAATTCTTTAGCTGATCTCGTGAGAGAGATAGGTTACTCGTTCACGTCATCTGTAGAAGAATGTAAGAGTAACATCTTAAATTTAGGTGGACGCGATATATCATCAGCAGATGTGGCCAGAATACTTATAACTATGGCAAGAAATCCTACTTTTTCATCTGATAATGCTCCACTACAAACACCTGGAAATTTTTGGATTAGTAGAGATTCAATTAAAAAAGACCCAATCGGTCATGGATCTCAGGATTCGTGGAATGTGGAAGTTTTCGTACAAGCACTAAAAGAGTTATTCCCTAACCTAAATTGGACTGATGTTGTTTTTCAATTGGATCATCCAGAATTTTTGATCAAAGATCGCCAGGGATTGTTCTTACTTATTTCAGCATTAAGAATGGGATTGCAAATTAGCTTTTTAACAACGTTTCCTACAGATCTTTTTTATCGACATTGGACAAATACCGAAGGACAAATGAGTCTTATTactcatattataaaaaatccaGATGTGTTCAGCTTTGGAGAGAATTTGTATCATCCAGTAGCAGTCGATATATTAAAACTTCAACCAGAGTCCGACAATAAAGAAATTTCAAATTGGCAGTCTTTACATTTAGTGGAGTTATTACTATATCTCTCTGATAGAGGATTCTATTCTCAAGTTCACGAATTATTCAAAATACCAATCCAACTTTGTCCAGATGTGCTATTTTTGGCTATACTTCAAATTAATATACCACCAACAATTTTATGTCAAGAGTTGTTGCAAACGCTTATACCTATATTTCTCGGTAATCATCCGAATTCTGCCATCATTTTACATCATGCATGGCACCAACAAGGCATCAATGTTAAGTCTATAATTATGCATGCCATGGCTGACTGGTATCTGAGAGGTGAACAAGATCAGTCAAGACTTTCACGAATTTTGGATGTAGCTCAAGATTTGAAAGCTCTTTcacatttattaaatacaaattcgtttgtatttgtaattgatcTTGCATGCTTGGCATCGAGACGAGAATATTTAAAACTTGACAAATGGTTGACAGATAAAATCAGAGAACATGGAGAAACCTTCATACTAAGCATGGTCAAATTTCTACAAAGGCGATGTCCTCAAGTTATTGGTGGAAAAATTTCTGATGAACAAATGCCAAAAGTGACCCAACTTCCACAAGAAACAATTGCAACAATGCTAAGTTGTTTGCATATTTGTATTAACAATGTACAACCAGAGTTGTCAGAAATGATCATGTCGGTTTCTAGTAATTGTTCTATCTTATTGAACAAAGGAAGACCAACGATACCAGCCGGTCCTCGCACACACCGAGGAATTGACACATCATTCAATCCATCTGCACTCAGTGGCCAGATATTTAACGCTCCAGGAGCAGATACTATTTCGACACTAGGCACTAACTTGGCTAACATGACATTAGGAGCACCTGGCAATACTTCCTTCCCATTGCCAGGATCGCTCGGTCCTCTCGTAACTACTCCTGGTTCACCCTCAAGATTAATAACTAGTGGACCCTCAAATAGTCCATTTACGATGATGCCTTTTCAACATAATACTAATATACCAAATATGATAATAGCAAATAGAGGTAATTCGGTTGCAACAGTCGCTGACAAACGAATAAATGAAAGTCAAATTCTGTTTCCTGAGATAGTTCAAATGGTGTCTAAAGAAATAGAAGATGAAGCGAATGGGTTCTTTCAAAGAATTTATAACCATCCACCGCATCCCACGTTATCGATCGACGAGGTGCTGGATATGCTCAAGAAATTTCAAGAATCCCAAAACAAAAAAGAGAGGGAAGTGTACAGTTGCATGCTACGCAATTTATTTGAAGAGTACAAGTTTTTCCCACAGTATCCAGAAAAAGAGTTACACATCACTGCCCAATTGTTTGGTGGTATAATTGAAAGAGGACTCGTAACAAGTTATATGGCCTTGGGTTTGGCTTTAAAATTTGTTCTTGAAGCGTTAAGGAAACCTCATGGCTCTAAAATGTTTTACTTCGGAGCTGCTGCTTTGGATAGATTTAAACCACGGCTAAAAGACTATCAtaaatattgtgaacatattcGAACGATTGACCATTTCTTTGAGTTTCCCCCACATCTCATAGAATATGTGGAATATGGATTGCAAGGGCAAGAACCGCCTTCAAAACCTCAAGGACCAATATTTTCGTCCAGTTCGTTTGCTCCACCCAGTACTCCAATTGTCACGGGCAGTACAACATCACTATACAA aCCTGCAGTATCTACCGTACCATCGACTGCTAGTTTTACtaccaaaatatcaacaacacATACCAATTCAAGACCTTCGATCGCGAATGCCACAAATATTGATACATTGCTAGTGGCCACAGATAGAGAAGAAAAAATTACTATTCCTCCAGATACAATTCAAGATAAAATCGCCTTCATATTCAATAATTTGAGTCAGCTCAATTTAGAAGCGAAATGTAAAGAATTGAGAGATATAATTGGAGATGATTATTGGCCATGGTTATCGCAATATTTGGTAATGAAACGAGCgtcaattgaattaaattttcatgtattatattcaaattttttggaATTCCTCAAAGTAAAGGAATTATGTAAGATGGTTACAAGAGAAACGTTCCGTAATATTGGTGTTCTTTTGCGCTCTGATAAAGGTATAGCTAATTTTTCTGATCGTTCTCTTCTTAAGAATTTGGGACATTGGCTTGGAATGTTAACGCTGGGTCGAAACAAGCCGATTTTATTTGTCGATTTGGACTTTAAAGGCCTGATTTTGGAAGCTTTTCATAAAGGTCAACAAGAACTATTATATGTTGTACCATTTGTCGCAAAAGTTTTGGAATCTTGTGCAAAAAGTAAGGTTTTTAAACCTCCCAATCCATGGACTATGAGCATAATGAACGTTCTGGCAGAGTTGCATCAAGAACctgatttaaaattgaatctcaaatttgaaattgaagTTCTGTGTAAGAACCTAAGTGTAGATGTTACAAATTTGAAACCCGCTACGTATTTGAAAGATGCTGATAATTTGCAAAAGATTCAAAATCAGCTCTCCAATACCATCAAAAAAGAAGCTACAACACCCGTTTCTCAAACAATGAGTACACCTGTGCCATCTACTGTTATTGCCTCAACAGCTCTTGTGCCTTCTGATGAAGTCAGCAGAATATCAGTTACCCCGACTATGATTCCAGGTGAATCTGGAATGTTACAAATAGTCGGTATTCCAGAACCGAGATTCAATTATGTAGATTTAAATGTTTCCAACACATCTCAATTCAATCAATACATTGTTATAAATCCTCATCTTATTCTATTCCAAACTAATCCACACTTAAAACAATTCGTGAAATCGGCAATCGAAAGGTCTATCCAAGATTGGATACATCCTGTGGTGGAGAGGTCTATTAAGTATGCATTGCCTGCTTGTGAACATATCATCCGTAAAGATTTTGCTTTAGATCCTGAGGATTCTCGTATGAGAACTTCGGCACATCACATAATGAGACATGTTACAGCCGGATTGGCAATGACTAACTGTAGAGAACAATTGGCGAAAGCAATAAATGCAAATTTGATAAGTGCTTTCGTCAATGGGTTGATCGCCCCAAATGCTCAACAA AAAGAAATAATGGAAACTGCTGCTTCAGTTTTAGCCAATGATAACATGGAATTGGTTTGCGCATTTATTCAGAAAACATCTGCCGAAAAGGCTTTACCCGAGTTGGACAAAAGATTGATGAATGACTATGAATTGAGAAAGTCAGCACGTGGAGAAAATCGTAGATACTATGATACTTCCGTCCTCAATTATCACAATGAGAGAATGCCAGATAGAATTCGGCTAAAAGTTGGCGGTGCTAGTGAGTCACAGATGGCAGTGTACGAAGAATTTGCACGAAATATTCCTGGTTTTGCTCCGATCAAAGAACGGAACACGGCATTAATGGTACCTAAACCTGTCGCGCCAAATCCCTTGCCATTTCCACCGCTAGTGTTTAATCAGATGAACCAAAACGTATACCACGGAGGTGATGAATTGAGTAGATTTATAAGAGACGCGGAATTCGTACTCGAGACTATGGTTGGTGTGCCAAATATTACACTGCAAATTAGAAATATGCACGCTATATTAGATTGCCTACATTTCATTGCAAGATCACAAGATAACTTGACGTCTTATAGTCTATTATCAAAG gCAGTTGAAGGATTATTGGAAGGTTATACAATAGTAGGAGTTAATTCCGAACAACTGGATGCTATAAATCGTTACAAAGAGGTTCACATTAGAGCGTTAAAGTTTTTGCAAGACTCATTGCTCGGTCAAATATGGACTAGCAAACAAGTGACAGGATGTCTTTCCGAATGTCGTGACGAACTCAGGTTCTCTAATTTAGATGCAGTCGATGCGCTTATCCGTGCCAATCTTGTCAATATACAACAG taCGATGTAGCATTAGCTCAGTGCATGGATAACGGCAACAACTACATGGCTGTAGCTTTTGCTATGCAGTTTGTGCAGTTGTATTTGGTGAACGAACGAGAttcgatattaatgactgagTCAGATCTTGTAAATACGATAGATGTGCTGGTGAGAATTGCGTCCCATTCCAGACAACCACCTGAAGGTCTGGCATCGTTGGTCAAGTTGCTCAGAGTCGATCAAGATATATCGAACGTGTTAGGGAATAGACCTCAAATTGCACCATTGTCGCATATGCACTCTGGTGTTTTTCATGCTAgg ATGCGAGATGATTCTTGGGGTGTAAGCGAAAAAATAGAAGGATTATTACGCGACTGGGTGAATTTGTATCATAATCCAGCGCCGAATAGggagatcatgaaaacgttcaATATATTCGTGCAGCAGTTGAATGCGAATGGAATCTTTAAGAATGATGAGGCGATTACGCAGTTCTTCAGAGTCGCTACGCAGTTGTGCATTGATAATGTTTATGTGTTGCTTGAAGAGGACCGAATAAATCCTCCAGACAACACACAAAGAAATAAGTTCTATCATATGATTGATCCTTATGTGCGACTTGTAACACTCTTGATAAAGAATTCCGGCGACGCCGGCAATACTATACCTAAAATCAACCTGTTGAATAAG GTTCTGACTATAACAGCACATTGTTTAATACAAGATCATAAAGAGAGAGGCCCTCTTTTCCAACAATTGCCCTATTATCGAATTTTGATTATGCTGTTTTTAGATTTGAACGAATCAGAACCAGTATTGGAAGCCATTAATTTCCAG cttCTTACAGCATATTGTCATACTTTACACATGGTACAACCGCTTGTAGCACCAGGTTTTATCTATGCCTGGTTAGATTTTGTCGCTCACAGAGCTTTTATACACAGAATGTTGGCATCTACTCCTCAACAAAag TCTTTTTCTTTTCAGGGATGGGGCATGTACTCACAACTTTTGGTTGACTTATTCAAGTACATCAAACCATTCTTGACCAATACTACGCTTCTCAAGCCAATATCCTTGTTGTACACTGGCATTCTGAAAGTTCTGTTGGTTTTGTTGCACGATTTCCCAGAGTTTCTGTGCGATTATCATTATATATTCTGTGATGAAATATCACCAAATTGTATTCAAATGCGGAATCTCATTTTGTCTGCATTTCCTCGAAATATGCGGTTGCCTGATCCGTTCACTCCTAATCTTAAATTCGATTTATTGGCTGAAATATCTCACGCCCCTAGAATATTGGCTAATTATACAGCTTTAATTCAACCGCCCAGTTTTAAGAAAGACTTAGATTCGTATTTGGAAGCAAGGGCACCTGTTACCTTTTTGTCAGAACTACGAACAATTATGCAG atatcAAATGATCCTGGGAAAAAATACAATGTCCCTTTAATGAATGCTGTTATTCTTTATGTGGGTACTCAAGCCATAACATATATAAGATCGAAGGGGCAAACACCGAGTATGACAACGATAGCCCACACGGCACATATGGACATATTCCAAAATTTGGCTGTTGATTTGGATTATGAAGGAAG atacatatttttgaatggAATTGGTAATCAGCTACGGTTTCCCAATAGTCATACGCATTACTTCAGTTGCGCTCTACTTTACCTTTTTGCCGAAGCAAATTCTGAAGCGATACAAGAACAGATAACTCGTATGCTGTTGGAGCGGATTATAGTTAATCGACCTCATCCATGGGGACTTTTGATAACATTTATTGAACTAGTTAAAAATCCAACATACAAATTTGCAGATCACGATTTTGTACACTGTGCACCTGAAATTGAAAA GTTCTgttcaaaagaaaatataaaagttCTGACAAAAAATTTGCTTTAA